The proteins below are encoded in one region of Brachyspira intermedia PWS/A:
- a CDS encoding tetratricopeptide repeat protein, translating into MIKKSLAILIALLLVFTISCKKPAEGNIEDDYINEIEKEYQNSSSNDVVVETNNGVSNNNTSDNMSSALDNNFNNQPVNNKPNQNINKTDNNTSSSSSAAAPAKKRPLKATIYNFYSPWTSNDDPLMIREIRVMIANKEYTQALNYINKLDFNNLPEDVDVGHLYQFKGIVHYFLAKEGKSNNTVAKNHITLADECFKKVAGLTSIEKFKPLSLLWNGMLYQTYSSDKNELQEAIALFDRVITEYPRTRFANDAVFYKAVTMKKLGMPENEYNDLFLSIKRGGFVDTLVFSQVINDYVPANDLVDREMLK; encoded by the coding sequence ATGATAAAGAAGTCTTTAGCAATATTAATAGCTTTATTGTTAGTTTTTACAATATCATGTAAGAAACCTGCAGAAGGCAATATAGAAGATGATTATATCAATGAGATAGAAAAGGAATATCAAAACTCATCAAGCAATGATGTTGTTGTTGAAACTAATAATGGTGTTTCTAATAATAATACATCAGATAATATGTCATCTGCATTAGATAATAATTTTAATAATCAGCCTGTAAATAACAAGCCTAATCAAAATATAAATAAAACAGATAATAATACTTCATCGTCTTCTTCAGCAGCAGCACCTGCTAAGAAAAGACCATTGAAAGCTACTATATATAATTTTTATAGCCCTTGGACTTCTAATGATGATCCTTTGATGATTAGAGAAATAAGAGTTATGATAGCTAATAAAGAGTATACTCAGGCTCTAAATTATATAAATAAATTAGATTTTAATAATTTACCTGAAGATGTTGATGTAGGACATTTATATCAATTTAAGGGTATAGTTCATTATTTCCTTGCTAAAGAGGGAAAATCAAACAATACTGTAGCTAAAAATCATATTACTTTAGCTGATGAATGCTTTAAGAAAGTAGCAGGATTAACTTCTATAGAGAAATTTAAACCTCTTTCATTATTATGGAATGGTATGCTTTATCAAACTTATTCAAGTGATAAGAATGAACTTCAGGAAGCTATTGCTTTATTTGACAGAGTTATTACGGAATATCCTAGAACTAGATTTGCTAATGATGCAGTATTCTATAAGGCTGTAACTATGAAGAAATTAGGTATGCCTGAAAATGAATATAATGATCTTTTCCTTTCTATAAAAAGAGGCGGTTTTGTTGATACTTTAGTTTTCTCACAAGTAATAAACGATTATGTTCCTGCTAATGATTTAGTAGATAGAGAAATGTTAAAATAA
- a CDS encoding tetratricopeptide repeat protein → MVYIILSAIVLLILIIILIKKILNNKKTLSPKYVKKQIEELTKKINEDEKDYVSIYQLAKLKEEIGEIEEALKMYEKLLQVSFFKEKEELEICQKLESFYENFDKNEEAFKYTIKIARLDSNNMPCNIKTGTTLCNEGYYVLACDYFNKAILNKNEFDTDNLKAAAFSFFKTKDYKKSIVFLEELQKRLAKENDKDIDNINQTLISMYMLSDELNIARGFIEQIIISKHINNPLYIDRIYLHILYKVLDNEKFRELYDNLYKKYNISNPNKKISDLVLDYSFYSYFLRDITLSKRLFEIINDLKLPELNTYNFDLIIKYLSDISKATEQLNKLRNLMKLDNSKNDNYEKYVEKEDIQNWERAVDLWEGSFIDISYLSSLITIQNNINVKKILDELKINDDKSNNEMSLKIVQKVDKIYNMNIIDFKKLCQNLIRTKLSYSIIQEYTDAASKSDYGDEVNYITYNTKGNKKDTTLISFKRWKKIEIGELLIRDFQMMINESGAKNGILIVPVTLSNSAKSYVSYNDKITVYSRNQFNNLLKDEKL, encoded by the coding sequence ATGGTTTATATTATATTATCAGCAATAGTATTATTAATTTTAATTATTATTCTTATAAAGAAAATTCTTAACAACAAGAAAACTTTATCGCCAAAATATGTAAAAAAGCAAATAGAAGAATTGACAAAAAAAATTAATGAAGATGAAAAAGATTATGTATCTATTTATCAATTAGCAAAACTTAAAGAAGAAATAGGCGAAATAGAAGAAGCCTTAAAAATGTATGAAAAATTACTGCAGGTTTCTTTCTTTAAAGAAAAAGAGGAATTAGAGATATGTCAAAAACTTGAAAGCTTTTATGAGAATTTCGATAAAAATGAAGAAGCTTTTAAATATACCATAAAAATTGCCAGATTAGATTCCAATAATATGCCTTGTAATATTAAAACAGGAACTACTCTTTGCAATGAAGGATATTATGTACTTGCATGCGATTATTTTAATAAGGCTATACTAAATAAAAATGAATTTGATACAGACAATCTTAAAGCAGCTGCTTTTAGTTTTTTTAAAACAAAAGATTATAAAAAATCTATTGTATTTTTAGAAGAACTTCAAAAAAGATTAGCAAAAGAAAATGATAAAGATATAGATAACATTAATCAAACTTTGATATCTATGTATATGCTTTCTGATGAATTAAATATAGCCAGAGGTTTTATAGAGCAGATTATAATTAGTAAGCATATTAATAATCCGTTATATATAGATAGAATTTATTTGCATATATTGTATAAAGTTCTTGATAATGAAAAGTTTAGAGAATTATATGATAATCTATATAAAAAATATAATATATCAAACCCTAATAAAAAAATATCAGATTTAGTATTAGACTATTCTTTTTACTCATATTTTTTAAGAGACATAACTTTATCCAAAAGATTATTTGAAATTATAAATGATTTAAAATTACCTGAATTAAATACTTATAATTTTGATCTTATAATAAAATATTTATCAGATATAAGTAAAGCCACAGAACAGCTTAACAAATTAAGAAATCTAATGAAATTAGATAATTCTAAAAATGATAATTATGAAAAGTATGTAGAAAAAGAAGATATTCAAAATTGGGAGAGAGCTGTTGATTTATGGGAAGGTTCTTTTATAGATATAAGTTATTTGAGTTCTCTTATAACAATACAAAATAATATAAATGTTAAGAAAATATTAGATGAATTAAAAATAAACGATGATAAAAGCAATAATGAAATGAGTTTAAAGATTGTACAGAAAGTAGATAAAATTTATAATATGAATATCATAGACTTCAAAAAATTATGCCAGAATTTAATACGCACAAAATTATCATATTCTATAATACAGGAATATACGGATGCTGCTTCTAAAAGTGATTATGGTGATGAGGTTAATTATATAACATACAATACCAAAGGTAATAAAAAAGATACTACTTTGATATCTTTCAAAAGATGGAAAAAAATTGAAATAGGAGAATTATTAATAAGAGATTTCCAAATGATGATTAATGAATCAGGTGCTAAAAACGGTATTTTAATAGTTCCTGTAACTTTAAGTAATAGTGCTAAAAGCTATGTTTCATACAATGACAAAATAACAGTTTATTCAAGAAATCAATTTAATAATCTTCTTAAAGATGAAAAACTGTAA
- a CDS encoding queuosine precursor transporter, whose product MEKREEDFSISFITILIICSYIACQMISNIASVKIANVLSLAVDGGTFLYPLAFTIRDMAHKTIGKKNTQKLIIVSAIINIFSPIYFYIISQIPADASWEFNEAFQLTLSPVLRIAIASILGSTLSELVDTEIYHLFVTKITKKHQWLRVLVSNAFSIPVDNLVFVAIAFWGALPFDALVGIFIFNFIVKYAVTVISVPMIYLVKDKN is encoded by the coding sequence ATGGAAAAAAGGGAAGAAGATTTTAGTATTTCATTTATTACTATACTGATTATTTGTTCTTATATAGCTTGTCAAATGATATCAAATATAGCAAGTGTTAAAATAGCCAATGTTTTAAGTCTTGCCGTTGATGGAGGTACATTTTTGTATCCATTAGCTTTTACAATAAGGGATATGGCACATAAAACTATAGGTAAGAAAAATACCCAGAAACTTATAATAGTATCAGCAATTATTAATATTTTTTCTCCTATTTATTTCTATATAATATCTCAAATACCTGCAGATGCAAGCTGGGAGTTTAATGAGGCTTTTCAATTAACTTTAAGTCCTGTTTTAAGAATAGCAATAGCATCTATATTGGGTTCTACATTATCAGAGCTTGTTGATACAGAAATATATCATCTTTTTGTAACTAAGATAACAAAGAAACATCAATGGCTTAGGGTATTAGTAAGTAATGCTTTCAGTATACCTGTAGATAATTTAGTATTTGTTGCTATAGCATTCTGGGGAGCTTTGCCTTTCGATGCTTTGGTAGGAATATTTATATTTAATTTCATAGTAAAATATGCTGTTACAGTGATAAGTGTTCCTATGATATATTTAGTAAAAGATAAAAATTGA
- a CDS encoding beta-ketoacyl-ACP synthase III, with translation MRASIKYLSSYLPENVMTNYDLEKKLDTNNDWIVSRTGIEERRIADKKESTGDMAVKAVSKLKDKGAVIEDADAVIVATSTKSYTFPSTAGLVQKAFNIKNSCLAFDISAACSGYIYALNTAASLIESGECKKVLIVAAEKCSDILNWEDRTTAILFGDGVSSALLEASSDDSKGIISTDIGSESNDEILIVKGGGSVNPITEENVEDNTNTISMAGTEVFKKAVKTFDETINKTVKNADLELKDLSLIITHQANTRIMNAVAKTLGLNDDKFYINIQKYGNTSAASVGIAFTEAFESNAIKEGDYVLLTAFGAGLTWGSTLIKF, from the coding sequence ATGAGAGCTAGTATTAAATATTTGTCATCATATTTACCTGAAAATGTAATGACTAATTATGATTTAGAAAAGAAATTGGATACTAATAATGATTGGATAGTTTCAAGAACAGGAATAGAAGAGAGAAGAATAGCAGATAAAAAAGAAAGTACAGGAGATATGGCGGTTAAAGCTGTATCAAAATTAAAAGATAAAGGTGCTGTAATAGAAGATGCTGATGCTGTAATAGTTGCTACTTCTACAAAATCATATACTTTTCCTTCTACTGCTGGACTTGTTCAAAAGGCATTTAATATAAAAAATTCATGTCTTGCTTTTGATATATCTGCTGCTTGTTCAGGATATATATATGCTTTAAATACAGCTGCTTCACTTATAGAAAGCGGAGAATGTAAGAAGGTTTTAATAGTTGCTGCTGAAAAATGTTCTGATATACTTAATTGGGAAGATAGAACTACTGCTATATTATTTGGAGATGGGGTTAGCAGTGCTTTATTAGAAGCTTCTTCAGATGATTCTAAAGGCATTATTTCAACAGATATAGGTTCTGAATCTAATGATGAAATACTTATAGTAAAAGGCGGCGGAAGTGTTAATCCTATTACAGAGGAGAATGTTGAAGATAATACAAATACCATAAGTATGGCAGGTACTGAAGTTTTTAAAAAGGCTGTTAAGACTTTCGATGAAACTATTAATAAAACTGTTAAAAATGCTGATTTAGAGTTAAAAGATTTATCACTTATAATAACCCATCAGGCTAATACTAGAATAATGAATGCTGTTGCTAAAACTTTAGGTTTGAATGATGATAAATTTTATATTAATATACAAAAGTACGGCAATACATCTGCAGCAAGCGTAGGAATAGCATTTACAGAGGCTTTTGAATCTAATGCTATAAAAGAAGGTGATTATGTTCTTCTTACTGCTTTCGGAGCTGGTCTTACTTGGGGATCTACTTTAATTAAATTCTAA
- a CDS encoding C-GCAxxG-C-C family (seleno)protein yields the protein MTLYEYLYSGFGKAEDLNCAEKMLYGANKVYELGINRNDLKLAAGFGGGMAVGITCGILTGGIMAFAKAFIEDRGHEGTLLKEIEAEYINKFNEKMNSINCDYLVEHYRDEEKGCDYLIFEAAKIFDELMEKYKDYRKI from the coding sequence ATGACATTATATGAGTATTTATATTCTGGATTTGGTAAGGCAGAAGATTTGAATTGTGCTGAGAAAATGCTTTATGGAGCTAATAAGGTTTATGAGCTTGGTATAAATAGAAATGATTTGAAATTGGCGGCAGGTTTCGGTGGCGGTATGGCTGTTGGTATAACTTGCGGTATATTAACAGGCGGAATAATGGCTTTTGCTAAGGCTTTTATAGAAGATAGAGGACATGAGGGTACTCTATTAAAAGAAATAGAAGCAGAATATATAAATAAGTTTAATGAAAAAATGAACAGCATTAATTGCGATTATTTGGTAGAGCATTACAGAGATGAAGAAAAAGGATGCGATTATCTTATATTTGAAGCTGCTAAAATATTCGATGAATTAATGGAAAAATATAAAGACTATAGAAAAATATAA
- a CDS encoding HEAT repeat domain-containing protein, with the protein MKKNIILFIFAVSSMLIISCSAKDVTLRRIEDVHKAEQKLAKNPDDEETVLEVLNAAQNGGREVRAEAIWVLGKIEADIAYSDFLRASVEDPDFNVRCLAVLGLGKLDANNPEAIDRIKRAISDTDLQVQIEGLKVAGRMNAKTLLNSILDSLSSKNKWVRMAAVEALKDYDDARVDRSLNLLASTDKDYAVRSTINQVIEYRKNKKNSKAEEEIKETASAE; encoded by the coding sequence ATGAAGAAAAATATTATACTTTTCATATTTGCAGTAAGTTCTATGCTTATTATTTCATGCTCTGCTAAAGATGTTACATTAAGAAGAATCGAAGATGTACATAAAGCAGAGCAGAAACTTGCAAAAAATCCTGATGATGAAGAAACTGTATTAGAAGTACTTAATGCAGCACAAAACGGAGGAAGAGAGGTACGTGCTGAAGCTATATGGGTACTTGGAAAAATAGAGGCGGATATAGCATACAGTGATTTTCTTCGTGCTAGTGTAGAAGATCCTGATTTTAATGTGAGATGTTTGGCAGTTTTAGGACTTGGAAAATTAGATGCAAATAATCCTGAAGCTATTGACAGAATAAAAAGGGCTATATCAGATACTGATTTGCAGGTTCAGATAGAAGGTCTTAAAGTGGCTGGAAGAATGAATGCTAAGACTCTTTTGAATTCTATACTCGATAGCTTATCAAGTAAAAATAAATGGGTAAGAATGGCTGCTGTTGAGGCTTTAAAAGATTATGATGATGCTAGAGTTGATAGGTCTTTAAATCTACTAGCTTCTACAGATAAAGATTATGCTGTAAGATCTACTATCAATCAGGTAATAGAATACAGAAAAAATAAGAAAAATTCAAAAGCTGAAGAAGAAATAAAAGAAACAGCATCAGCAGAATAA